TGCCGTAAATCTCACCTTTGCAAATCCAAACCTTGATACCGATTCTTCCATACGTGGTGTGTGCTTCAGCACGGGCATAATCAATATCAGCTCTGAGGGTATGCAGCGGGATCCGGCCTTCCTTGTATTGCTCGTTTCTGGCCATTTCGGCACCACCAAGCCTTCCTGAAATCATTACCTTAACGCCTTCTGCACCTATCCTGATGGTTGAAGCAATGGCAGTTTTGATGGCTCTGCGGAAGGAAATACGTCCCTCGATTTGCTTGGCTATGGTGTTGGCAACGATGACAGCATCCATTTCCGGGCGTTTGATCTCAGAAATATTGATTTGTACCTCTTTGGTGGTCAACTTCTTCAACTCTTCCTTGAGTTTATCTACTTCCTGGCCACCTTTTCCGATAATGATTCCCGGACGGGCTGTAAATATTGTAACCGTGATAAGCTTCAGGGTTCTTTCAATCAGGATCTTGGATATACCTGCTTTGGCAAGACGAGCATGGAGGTACTTGCGAATCTGGTTATCTTCCACCAGTTTAGTACTGAAATCCCTGCCACCGTACCAGTTTGAATCCCAACCGCGGATGATTCCCAGCCTGAGTCCTATTGGATTTGTCTTTTGTCCCATTAAAGTCTGATGTTTATTTTATTTATTAAGCTTTTCTGTTTCGGTATTTTCCACCGCACTGGCATAATCCAGCCTGTTTCCCAGGATGAGGGTAACATGGTTGGAGCGTTTTCTGATCCGGAACGCACGTCCCTGCGGAGCAGTCTGAAGACGTTTCAGCGACCTTCCTCCGTCAACGGATATCTCCCTGATGTAAAGCATTTGGTCTTCAATGCGCTTTCCTTCATTTTTCATCTGCCAGTTTGATATGGCGGAAAGGAGGAGTTTATAAAGACGGCCGGCGGCCTCTTTGGGTGAATGCTGTAGCATCCCCAGCGCCAGCTGAACATCCTGTCCCTTTATCATGTCAGCCACCAGCTTCATTTTCCTGGGCGAAGTAGGGCAATCATTCAACCGGGCAAAATACCGGGTTTTGTTTGCTTCTTTCTTTTCCTCGGCGCGTAAGCGTTTTCTTGCTCCCATTATCGAGTGTTTTTATCGTTAGCCATTATTATTTTTTACCCTTTTGACCGGCGTGGCCTCTGAACTGCCTGGTAGGAGCGAATTCTCCTAGTTTATGACCTACCATGTTCTCGGTTACGTACACCGGGATGAACTTATTGCCATTATGGACCGCAATGGTTTGACCGACAAAATCCGGAGATATCATGCTTGCTCTTGACCAGGTTTTGATAACGGTTTTTTTACCGCTTTGAATCTGGTCCAGTACTTTCTTCTCCAGTTTATAATGGATGTAGGGTCCTTTTTTTAATGATCGGCTCATACGTTACGATTATTTTTTCTTTCGTTCAATAATATATTTATTTGAATCCTTATGTTTGGAGCGGGTTTTATAACCCTTTGCGGGCAATCCTTTCCTGGAACGGGGATGACCTCCGGAGGCTCTTCCTTCACCACCGCCCATGGGATGGTCGACGGGATTCATGGCAACACCTCTGGTTCTTGGTCGTCTTCCCAGCCACCTGCTTCT
The nucleotide sequence above comes from Bacteroidota bacterium. Encoded proteins:
- the rplV gene encoding 50S ribosomal protein L22, with the protein product MGARKRLRAEEKKEANKTRYFARLNDCPTSPRKMKLVADMIKGQDVQLALGMLQHSPKEAAGRLYKLLLSAISNWQMKNEGKRIEDQMLYIREISVDGGRSLKRLQTAPQGRAFRIRKRSNHVTLILGNRLDYASAVENTETEKLNK
- the rpsC gene encoding 30S ribosomal protein S3, which encodes MGQKTNPIGLRLGIIRGWDSNWYGGRDFSTKLVEDNQIRKYLHARLAKAGISKILIERTLKLITVTIFTARPGIIIGKGGQEVDKLKEELKKLTTKEVQINISEIKRPEMDAVIVANTIAKQIEGRISFRRAIKTAIASTIRIGAEGVKVMISGRLGGAEMARNEQYKEGRIPLHTLRADIDYARAEAHTTYGRIGIKVWICKGEIYGKPELVPSQQEAPKKQAPRKTRGGRRR
- the rpsS gene encoding 30S ribosomal protein S19, producing MSRSLKKGPYIHYKLEKKVLDQIQSGKKTVIKTWSRASMISPDFVGQTIAVHNGNKFIPVYVTENMVGHKLGEFAPTRQFRGHAGQKGKK